A window of the Macrobrachium rosenbergii isolate ZJJX-2024 chromosome 43, ASM4041242v1, whole genome shotgun sequence genome harbors these coding sequences:
- the LOC136829062 gene encoding uncharacterized protein produces the protein MCFSCFPRIILHDPSHWFSNKQPLTTSPPTNSSSPPVLQQTAPPRRSSTNSPPSPSPPTNSPISPTTKSPFQPVLQQTALSTSPPTNSPSHRSSTNSPPHLVLQQTAPSVLQQTAPPHWLSSKQPLPLVLQKTSPTPGPSTNSASPPVLQQASSPLWSSNKHAHPHRRFFNNNASSSSSSSSSSSSSSSSSSSSSSLQYSQRSFSSHPPSLLPSPLTTWKEDILPDRAKRMSSISECQASLMPP, from the exons ATGTGCTTTT CGTGTTTCCCTCGAATTATCCTGCACGACCCCTCCCATTGGTTCTCCAACAAACAGCCCCTCACCACTAGTCCTCCAACAAACAGCTCCTCCCCACCAGTCCTCCAACAAACAGCCCCTCCCCGCCGGTCATCAACAAACAGCCCCCCCTCCCCTAGTCCTCCAACAAACAGCCCCATCAGTCCTACAACAAAGAGCCCCTTCCAACCAGTCCTCCAACAAACAGCCCTCTCCACCAGTCCCCCAACAAACAGCCCCTCCCACCGGTCATCAACAAACAGTCCCCCTCACCTGGTCCTCCAACAAACAGCCCCATCAGTCCTCCAACAAACAGCCCCTCCCCACTGGTTATCCAGCAAACAGCCCCTACCCCTGGTCCTCCAAAAAACATCCCCTACCCCTGGTCCTTCAACAAACAGCGCCTCCCCACCAGTCCTCCAACAAGCATCCTCTCCCCTGTGGTCCTCCAACAAACACGCCCATCCCCACCG GCGTTTCTTCAACAAcaacgcctcctcctcctcctcctcctcctcctcctcctcctcctcctcctcctcctcctcctcctcctcctccttgcagTATTCCCAAAGGTCGTTTTCCTCTCACCCTCCCTCGCTACTTCCAAGCCCTCTTACGACCTGGAAAGAGGATATCCTTCCAGATAGAGCAAAGAGAATGTCCTCGATCTCGGAATGCCAGGCTTCCTTAATGCCTCCGTGA